Proteins encoded within one genomic window of Sphingosinicella ginsenosidimutans:
- a CDS encoding S-4TM family putative pore-forming effector, with amino-acid sequence MTTNAIPARQNENAQLKFMRARQWTYLVAMRLMVVQIVLTVVVPIIGAVTTLFVPTLRPHFAAIALLVLLTDTILLDRQYKALIKRGAKIGEKFDCAVLELPWNSFVVGDAPESEDIRSAARSWSKRRDDAKLRDWYPIDAGDMPLALGRIICQRTNLRYDSQLRRSFGAVILIVIAVVVVGLLIAGIAQNLNLTAWILTLAPAMPLMSWAGREYYRQRDTADQLEELMKKAKTFWNQALAGACDDDACLHQSRDFQNAIYLRRATSPLVLPYLYKIKRPMLEDEMNEAASDFLAEYKAREAKIQSVP; translated from the coding sequence ATGACCACGAACGCGATCCCGGCACGGCAAAACGAGAACGCCCAACTCAAGTTCATGCGCGCCCGCCAATGGACCTACCTGGTCGCGATGCGCCTCATGGTCGTTCAGATCGTATTGACGGTCGTCGTTCCTATCATCGGCGCGGTGACAACGCTGTTCGTGCCGACCCTGCGTCCGCATTTCGCCGCCATCGCCCTTCTCGTTCTGCTTACCGACACGATTCTGCTCGATCGCCAGTACAAAGCGCTCATCAAAAGAGGCGCGAAGATCGGCGAGAAGTTCGACTGCGCTGTTCTGGAATTGCCATGGAACAGCTTCGTGGTCGGCGATGCGCCAGAATCGGAAGATATCCGCTCCGCCGCGCGATCCTGGTCGAAACGTCGGGACGACGCCAAATTGCGGGACTGGTATCCAATCGACGCGGGCGACATGCCGCTCGCGCTCGGCCGCATCATCTGCCAGCGGACCAATCTAAGATATGACAGCCAGCTTCGTCGCAGCTTCGGAGCGGTCATTCTGATCGTGATCGCTGTCGTCGTCGTCGGACTTTTAATTGCTGGTATAGCCCAGAATCTCAATCTCACGGCCTGGATCCTGACATTGGCGCCAGCGATGCCGCTTATGTCCTGGGCCGGGCGCGAATATTATCGGCAGCGGGACACCGCCGACCAGCTCGAGGAATTGATGAAGAAGGCCAAGACCTTCTGGAACCAGGCGCTCGCCGGCGCCTGTGACGATGACGCCTGCCTGCACCAGTCTCGCGACTTCCAGAATGCCATCTACCTTCGCCGAGCAACCAGCCCCCTCGTGTTGCCCTATTTATACAAGATCAAGCGGCCGATGCTCGAAGACGAGATGAACGAAGCCGCGAGCGATTTCCTGGCGGAATACAAGGCCCGAGAGGCGAAGATCCAATCGGTGCCTTAA
- a CDS encoding response regulator transcription factor has product MLCPEGAAAAARYGFGILAPWEARLVELAAQSLNNSEIAARNGYAPSTVKSAISRIYRKLGVANRAELITLARQGPRRLIAARHPARESFQWFDAVI; this is encoded by the coding sequence TTGCTCTGCCCGGAGGGCGCGGCGGCGGCTGCACGCTACGGCTTTGGCATTCTTGCGCCGTGGGAGGCGAGACTTGTCGAACTGGCCGCGCAGAGCCTGAACAACAGCGAGATCGCCGCGCGCAACGGCTACGCGCCCTCGACCGTCAAAAGCGCGATCAGCCGCATCTACCGCAAGCTCGGCGTCGCAAACCGCGCCGAGCTGATAACTCTGGCGCGGCAGGGTCCGCGCCGGCTGATCGCGGCCAGGCATCCGGCCCGGGAGTCATTCCAATGGTTTGACGCCGTGATCTGA
- a CDS encoding DUF805 domain-containing protein codes for MEWMLMPLKRYADFSGRSRRMEYWMWVVFQFLIAVSFWILTIIIAGSAAIALGTGVGGKDPGTAVAAGAGMGIGIVLLFALYGLLGLFLIIPSLAVAVRRLHDTNRSGWWLLAPLACECVAFLAFGMAGASALSGGTNGAAVPVMIGFIAAIGALGLGLMLLVFMFLDGTPGPNRYGPDPKNRVQAAVFS; via the coding sequence ATGGAATGGATGCTGATGCCGCTGAAGCGCTACGCCGATTTTTCGGGCCGGTCGCGGCGGATGGAATATTGGATGTGGGTGGTTTTCCAGTTCCTGATTGCCGTCAGCTTCTGGATCCTGACCATCATCATTGCCGGCAGTGCGGCAATTGCGCTCGGAACGGGAGTGGGTGGCAAGGATCCGGGCACCGCCGTGGCGGCCGGCGCCGGCATGGGGATCGGCATCGTGCTGCTTTTCGCCCTGTACGGGCTGCTCGGCCTCTTCCTGATCATTCCGTCGCTCGCGGTCGCGGTGCGGCGGCTTCACGACACCAACCGATCGGGATGGTGGCTGCTCGCACCGCTCGCCTGCGAATGTGTCGCCTTCCTTGCGTTCGGCATGGCGGGCGCATCGGCCCTGTCGGGTGGCACGAACGGCGCCGCGGTGCCGGTAATGATCGGTTTCATCGCAGCGATCGGCGCCCTCGGGCTCGGGCTGATGCTGCTGGTCTTCATGTTCCTGGACGGGACGCCGGGGCCGAACCGGTACGGCCCTGATCCCAAAAACAGGGTGCAGGCCGCCGTCTTCTCCTGA
- a CDS encoding GGDEF domain-containing protein codes for MAWGDRFARWAQRFASTDVAQADSSQEIGPAPRRAVDRHRALYTQIGDFLFAHDLDITALNFAFAQDHVSADPATVRAVNAALAQYGCLTNAVVEEIIAERDADKITPETLETMLAKVESHLAEVMEVTEGSRASADDYGTRLKEQVDDMAESPGGSTPAIEKVIALTRTMIETMRAAEARLKASQKDARALQRNLEAARRAAEQDYLTGLPNRRAFEAVLKTRESLAREGGRPLAIAFCDLDHFKAINDSYGHDTGDRVLQFVASLLAQVSHDGCHVARHGGEEFAMLLDATTEEAARIVDEARDDLSARKLVNRDDGARLPPVSFSAGIADVLAYSDGRAALKAADEALYLAKQQGRNRVYIAARPVQGG; via the coding sequence ATGGCTTGGGGTGATCGCTTCGCGCGGTGGGCGCAACGTTTTGCTTCGACGGATGTCGCGCAGGCGGATTCGAGCCAGGAAATCGGCCCCGCGCCGCGCCGCGCGGTCGATCGGCATCGCGCGCTTTATACGCAGATCGGCGATTTCCTGTTCGCCCATGATCTCGATATCACCGCGCTGAACTTCGCCTTCGCGCAGGATCATGTCTCCGCAGACCCGGCCACGGTGCGTGCGGTCAATGCCGCGCTCGCCCAATATGGCTGCCTCACCAACGCCGTCGTCGAGGAAATCATCGCCGAACGCGATGCCGACAAGATCACGCCGGAAACGCTCGAGACCATGCTCGCGAAGGTTGAATCGCATCTCGCCGAGGTCATGGAAGTCACCGAAGGGTCGCGCGCCTCCGCCGACGATTACGGCACGCGCCTGAAGGAGCAGGTCGACGACATGGCGGAGAGTCCGGGCGGGTCGACGCCGGCGATCGAGAAGGTCATCGCGCTTACCCGCACGATGATCGAGACGATGCGCGCCGCCGAGGCGCGGCTGAAGGCGAGCCAGAAGGACGCGCGCGCGCTCCAGCGCAACCTGGAGGCGGCGCGCCGGGCGGCCGAGCAGGACTATCTGACCGGCCTTCCCAATCGCCGCGCCTTCGAGGCCGTCCTGAAGACCCGCGAAAGCCTCGCACGCGAGGGCGGCCGGCCGCTCGCCATCGCCTTTTGCGACCTCGATCATTTCAAGGCGATCAACGACAGCTACGGCCACGACACCGGTGACCGCGTCCTCCAGTTCGTCGCCTCCTTGCTGGCCCAGGTCTCCCACGATGGCTGCCACGTCGCGCGCCACGGCGGCGAGGAGTTCGCGATGCTGCTGGACGCCACGACAGAGGAGGCGGCACGGATCGTCGACGAGGCCCGCGACGACCTGTCGGCCCGCAAGCTCGTCAACCGCGACGATGGCGCCCGCCTGCCGCCCGTCAGCTTCTCCGCCGGCATCGCCGACGTGCTGGCCTATAGCGACGGCCGCGCCGCGCTGAAGGCGGCGGACGAGGCGCTCTATCTGGCGAAGCAGCAGGGCCGCAACCGCGTCTACATCGCCGCGCGGCCGGTGCAGGGAGGATAA
- a CDS encoding HNH endonuclease → MGKKFKGKTCVYCGTEGAAQTGDHVFAREFLPVAYRANLPKVPACAPCNGAKSALEHYLSAILPFGGRHPQSPAILAADVPRRLDRNARLHRELAHGKRDGWVSENGLIRPSMALPFEGEKLADLFVLITRGLAHHHFGVMIPQSYFVGAGLLVRRAESVLEGLIALNANARVLESLGGGLIEYEGAQAVNDPFLTIWRYRLYGGVVLTDLANPNEAPSTIWASSSRSRSQSVLTIDDDDRALSGPLGS, encoded by the coding sequence ATGGGCAAGAAGTTCAAGGGCAAGACCTGCGTCTATTGCGGGACCGAAGGGGCGGCGCAAACGGGCGATCACGTCTTCGCGCGCGAGTTTTTGCCGGTCGCGTATCGGGCGAATCTTCCGAAGGTGCCGGCGTGCGCACCCTGCAATGGCGCCAAGTCCGCGCTTGAGCACTATCTGTCCGCCATCTTGCCCTTTGGCGGTCGGCATCCGCAGTCGCCGGCGATTCTTGCCGCGGACGTGCCCCGCAGACTCGACCGAAACGCACGCCTTCATCGCGAGCTGGCACACGGGAAGCGAGACGGGTGGGTCAGCGAGAATGGCCTGATTCGGCCAAGCATGGCGCTCCCGTTCGAAGGAGAGAAGCTGGCCGACCTCTTCGTGCTGATCACCCGAGGTCTCGCCCATCATCATTTTGGCGTGATGATACCCCAAAGCTATTTCGTCGGCGCCGGCTTGTTGGTGCGCAGGGCCGAGTCGGTGCTGGAAGGGCTGATCGCGCTCAATGCGAATGCGCGGGTGTTGGAATCGCTTGGAGGCGGGCTCATCGAATATGAGGGCGCGCAAGCGGTGAATGATCCGTTTCTGACGATTTGGCGCTATCGCTTGTACGGCGGCGTGGTGCTCACCGACCTTGCAAATCCCAATGAGGCGCCATCGACGATATGGGCCAGCTCGTCGCGTAGCCGGTCGCAGTCGGTTCTGACCATTGATGATGACGATCGCGCGCTGTCTGGGCCCCTCGGATCATAG
- a CDS encoding SMODS domain-containing nucleotidyltransferase, whose product MARTIDEAFRILRGNLEITGLQESTVSTRQQRIRSVIENDFTVLDSFLAGSYRRNTMIAPLADADIDIFVILDPRYYAGSGQQALLEAVRKSLRKTYTRTPRIRPDGHAVTITFTDFKVDVVPGFYRTGGGYFIPDATNRRWIATDPKRHIEIWSAANKRHDGALVPLLKMMKGWNKSRKLLKTFHLETITLHVLNGVTISNYPSGVRFVLDKARQWLSAPLPDPAGYSKDIGAHLCQPTEIQEVTRRLTWATARAQEAERLAARGNVSAAFEKWSLLLPDYFPAYG is encoded by the coding sequence ATGGCACGGACAATCGACGAAGCGTTCCGTATCCTGCGTGGAAATCTCGAAATCACGGGACTTCAGGAATCGACCGTATCGACGCGCCAACAGCGCATTCGCTCTGTGATTGAAAATGATTTCACAGTCCTCGATAGCTTCCTGGCTGGCTCCTATCGACGCAACACGATGATCGCACCGCTTGCCGACGCGGACATCGATATCTTCGTCATCCTCGATCCGCGTTACTATGCCGGGAGCGGACAGCAGGCCTTGCTCGAGGCGGTGCGCAAGTCATTGCGCAAGACTTACACTCGAACGCCTCGCATCAGGCCCGACGGGCATGCCGTCACGATCACTTTCACCGATTTCAAGGTCGATGTCGTACCTGGCTTCTACCGCACCGGCGGAGGCTATTTCATTCCCGACGCCACCAATCGCCGCTGGATCGCCACCGACCCCAAGCGCCATATCGAAATATGGTCCGCCGCCAATAAGCGGCATGACGGCGCGCTCGTCCCTCTCCTCAAGATGATGAAGGGATGGAACAAGAGCCGAAAGCTGCTCAAAACCTTCCATCTGGAGACCATCACGCTGCACGTTCTCAATGGGGTTACGATTTCCAACTATCCGAGCGGAGTCCGCTTCGTGCTCGACAAGGCCCGCCAATGGTTGAGCGCCCCCCTCCCCGACCCAGCCGGATATTCAAAAGATATCGGCGCGCATTTGTGCCAGCCCACCGAAATCCAGGAAGTGACCAGACGTCTCACCTGGGCGACCGCGCGAGCGCAAGAGGCCGAGCGCCTCGCTGCGAGGGGCAACGTCAGCGCCGCCTTCGAAAAATGGTCGCTCCTTCTGCCGGACTATTTTCCGGCTTATGGATAG
- a CDS encoding NUDIX domain-containing protein has translation MSAMSAGIMLWRRREAGVELLLAHFGGPLWAHRDEGAWAIPKGAVEPGETPAAAALREFAEELGTVPAGTPVPLGRIRQAGGKWVEAFALEGDLDTATVVSNRFDLEWPPRSGRIQSFPEIDRAAWLDLATARAKILPSQRRLVDLLDAHVAGSTTGSDDFRSTTR, from the coding sequence ATGAGCGCGATGAGTGCCGGAATCATGCTTTGGCGACGGCGGGAAGCTGGCGTCGAGTTGCTTCTCGCGCATTTCGGCGGCCCGCTCTGGGCCCATCGGGACGAGGGCGCCTGGGCCATCCCCAAGGGAGCGGTCGAGCCCGGCGAGACCCCGGCGGCGGCTGCGCTCCGCGAATTCGCCGAGGAACTGGGCACGGTGCCGGCCGGCACACCGGTGCCGCTGGGCCGGATCCGGCAGGCCGGCGGCAAATGGGTCGAAGCCTTCGCGCTGGAGGGCGATCTCGACACCGCAACCGTCGTCAGCAACCGATTCGACCTTGAATGGCCGCCGCGCAGCGGGCGGATCCAGTCCTTTCCGGAGATCGATCGCGCCGCGTGGCTCGACCTCGCAACCGCGCGAGCGAAGATCCTCCCCAGCCAGCGCAGGCTTGTCGACCTGCTCGATGCCCATGTTGCCGGCTCGACCACCGGATCGGACGATTTTCGCTCCACGACGAGATAA